The sequence AGACGCAGGAAGTTCATTGTTGCTACAGAATTTCCCGATGGTGTTGCACCGTCATAGATTTCCTTTGGTCTTACAATCAACTGTTCACTGTCGTTTCCATATATGAACAGGCCTCCGTTTTCGTTGTCCCAGAAGAGGCTCAAAAGATCATCATTGAGTTTTACCGCCTTCTTTAGATAATCCGGGTTGTACGTAGTCTCATAAAGCTCAATCAAGCCCCATATGAGAAAGGCATAATCGTCGACATAGCCAAGATGGGCTGATTCCCCGTCACGGTATCTTGCAAGTAATCGTCCGTCTTTTCTGACAAGCTTTGAGTAGGTAAATTCAACAGCCTTCTCAGCAGCCGCTGTATATCTTTTTTCTGCAGTGATACGCCCTCCCATGGCCAAAGCTGCAATCATCATACCGTTCCATGACGTTAATATCTTATCATCCTTATAGGGGTGTATACGGGTGTCCCTATAATCGAAAAGCTTTTGTCTGCATATTTCCATCAACCACTTATCTTCGTCAGGAATTGTACTGTCAATAAGGTTTGGTATATTAAGACCTTCAAAGTTACCCTTTTCTGTTATGCCATAATACTCGCTGTATTTACCGGAATCCTCACCAAGGACTTTTTTAATTTCATCAAGGGTCCATACATAATATTTACCTTCTTCGCCCTCTGAATCAGCGTCTTCTGCAGAATAAAAACCACCTTCTGCAGAGGTCATGTCCCTCAGAACATAGGTGAATATTTCTTTTGCGGTTTCTACATACCTGGTGTCCTTGGTTGCCTGATAAGTCTCCAGATAAGCTATTGCTAAAAGCGCGTTATCATACAGCATTTTCTCAAAGTGAGGAACCAGCCATTTTCTGTCGGTAGAATACCTGCTGAAGCCAAATCCTATGTGGTCGTAGATTCCTCCCCTGTGCATAGAGTCCAGAGTCTTTTCTACCATTTCTAGTGCTTGCTTTTCCTTAGTCATATACCAATAACGTAAAAGAAAATACAGGTTGTGGGGAGTAGGGAACTTGGGTGCTCCACCAAACCCTCCATAAATACTGTCGAAATCCGAACGAAAATCCGAGTAAGCTTCACGACCTATATTTTCCGGGATTTTTTCTTCATTATTAGTGTGATCGTCCTTTATTGAGTCTGTAATTTGTTCGCCTGAGCGTATCAGTGCATCCCTGTCATTTGTCCAGGCATGGATAACCCTGTCTAATAGAGTTAGGAGTCCGGGCATTCGCATCTTATCTTGTTTGGGAAAATAAGTGCCTGCATAGAAGGGTTTTTTATCGGGTGTCATAAAAATTGTAAGCGGCCATCCGCCGTGACCCGTGAGAGCCTGGCATACAGTCATGTATATATGATCTACATCTGGACGTTCCTCGCGGTCTACTTTTATAGATATAAAATGGTTGTTAAGTACTTCTGCCACTTCTTCATCCTCAAAGGATTCACGCTCCATAACGTGGCACCAATGGCAAGTACTATAACCTATGGAAAGAAATATCGGTTTGTCTTCCTGTTTTGCCTTGTCAAAAGCTTCCTGGCTCCACGGATACCAATTTACTGGATTATGGGCATGCTGGAGCAGGTAGGGGGATTTTTCATTAATTAATTTGTTTGTATATTTATGTTCGCTCATTTGTTTTCAACTCCTAAAAAGTTATTCATTTTACTATTCCCCAATTGTCAAAGTTCGATTTAACGAAAAATCAGATTACCAGCAAAAAACATTATTTATTGTAATTAAAGTTGTAATTGTTTAATTTGATAATCTAATATGTATAGAAAACTAAATTAATCTTTAGAATATTAAAATACAGTTCCATAATGGGAGGTTTAACTACATGCAGCAAATAATCTTGTGGTCATTACTTATAGTGCCCTGGTTCACATTAATTTTTATCGGACAAACCAATTTACGAAGGTTTATGCCTGTAGCTTTGTTTGTAACAGTTATCAATACACTTATTTATCAAGCAGCATATTACTACAATTGGTGGAGAGAATCCGGGCTTTTTGGATGGGACAAGGTTGCAAATGTACCTTGGGTTTTCAGTGCATATTTAGTGATAACAATTTGGATTTTCAGGTTTACATATGGCAGGTTCTGGCTATATTTAGCTACTAACCTGATATTGGACGCATTATATATATGGGGATGGTATCCTATTCAACGAAGACTCGGAATGGCAACAGGCTGGTTGTCGGCCTTTACAACCTACCTTATAATGACAGGGGTAGCAATTTTGATTTATTTATATCAAAAATGGCAAGAAGGCGAATTATTTAATAAAAAGCATGGAGATTAATAATTTTTTACCTTAATATTTTTTTAGATACCATGACCGTTGTGGAACCAATGACAAGTTCTTTGAATACAGGTCAGCTATAGCCAATAGACAGGAAGATAGGTTTATCTTCCTGTCTATTGGCTTTCTGAAAAGTGGCCTTACTCCGCAATTGTAGACAATGAGAATCTCTCAATCTCACTCTTTCACCTAATTGCTATTATGCCGGTTCCTTTTAATTTACCCCAGAAGGATTCCATTGGAGCGTTATCATAGCAATTGCCTTTTCGGCTCATACTGCATATAATACCGTGCTTTTCAAGAAGCTTCTGGTATTCCTTGCTAGCATACTGGACGCCACGGTCTGAATGTACTAATAATCCCTTTGATGCTCTTGTTCTTCCAATAGCTTGTTTTAAATCAGATACTACAAGTTCTGTTTTCATACGGCTGTCCATCGACCAACCAATCAACTTCCGTCCATAAAGATCCATAACTCCTGCAAGATATAGCCAGCCTTCCTCAGTCCAGATATATGTAATATCACTTACCCATTTTTGATTTGATTTTTCTGCTGTAAAACACTGGTTTAATAGATTTTCTGCTACCGGAAGGTTGTGCTTAGAGTTTGTAGTTGCCTTGTACTTCTTGACTGTCTTTGAACGAATCCCGTTAGCTCGCATAATCCTTGCTACACGCCCTAAACTTACATTCTGATCATCAGGTAAATTCCTCTTAATCTGTGGTGCACCATAGATTTTATGACTGCCCTCATGAATCTGCTTGATAGTTTCAAGAAGCTTTTTGTTTTCTTGGCTGCGCCTGCTTTCAGGCCTATTCAAATATGCATAATATCCGCTTCTTGACACATTAAGGGCCTTACACATCTTTGCAATCCGAAATTTGAAGCGGTGTTCATGGATAAATCTTAACTTTGTTATTTCTGATTTTTCGCAAAGTAGGCCGCAGCTTTTTTAATATCTCATTCTCCTCTTTGAGATCTGCAAGCTCACGACGAAGCCTTCTAAGTTCTTCATCTTCAGGTTTCAAGTTGCCACTGCCAGGGAAGGCATTACTGTCATCCTGCTTATAATACTTTACCCAGTCTCTTACTGTAGAATAGTGGGTATCAAGTTCTTCAGCCATTTTACTAAATGCGACAGGACTTAATATCTTAATCCAACGGTATGGGTCTAATATGAGTAAATCTTCATCACCCGTTATAATGAAATCGGCATTTCCATAAACCGTTGCTTCCAGTATCATATTATCCTTTTCATCTCGACAGTCATTTATCCTTCCGTAGTTTGAAGGTACGATGGTTTTTAAGCTTAACAGGCTAATAAATTCGTCAAGCTCATGGGGATGAATATATTTACTAAACTTAGGACGTTGCAAAACGGTCTTTACTTCCTGTAATTGCTCATGGGACATGATAAGTGAATACTGCCCCGTAAATACGTCCCTGACAATCAGTTTTGCATTTTTTACTTCCGAGGAATGCACTCACAAATATATTTGTATCAACTACGACTTTATATTTTTCCATGGTTGTTGCTCCTGACTTCTTCAACCTCTTTTGTGATTTCATCCATTGAAATGGAGAACTTTTCAGCCCTTTCATTCACGGTATCAAGGAAGTCAAGCAGCTTGCCGTTGATTTCATCATTCATTTTCTTATATATTATCTTTTTCTCATCTGGGGTCAGCGTATCAATAAGCTCCATTACCTTCTGTACATTGCTTTCCATGGGTCAACATCACCTTTCACAATCTTGTTAATAGTATACCACTAATCAGGTAATTTAGCGATAAAGAAAACGCCAGCTTTACGCTGACGCCCTTTTATTTGCGATGTCTGTGACGATATCGTAAACTTTATTCGCAAACCTTTTTAGTGCAATATTTGACGGTTTGTTGAAAACTACGGTAAAGTTTTGATTTCCATTTCTGTATTTAGTGGTTGTATTAGCGTCTGCAGTCTGTTCGCTTAACCATATATCTATATCCATAACTATACTTTAAAAGCATTGCAAAGCAATATAACGGAATTTTAAAAAGATAAACGGAGTAATATAGGGAAATAAGCGCTATAATACTTCTGATTTCCACTTTAAAGGGCGATATATCCACCATAAATTGTTTACCGTTGGTATTAACTATAATAAAAAGATTGAAAGGCTTTAGGGAATAACCATCCATGAAAAGGTTCCTTCATAACTCTTGATAATAAAAACGGTGTCGGCTGACCTTGTAATGGTAAGACTTGTGAGTGAAATGAGCCAAGCTTGAATAATTAATTATGGAAACGTGGTACTAACAGTTAATGACCTTCATATTATGCAGTAGTAAATATTACATGATTTGAGGGATAATCTATGATAATAGATATGAAAGTCGGAGATGTAAATGGTGATATGATTCCAGATAGGGTGTACCTGACTGGAAATAAGGATCAAAACTCCTTCTATAAGGATTTCATGCTGGTCATTGATGACGGAAAATCCGGGTATAGATATTCCATACCGCTTTCACCCGATTATAACTACAGTGCAGCTCCATGGATTTTTCTCGGTGACTTCACCGGCGACAGGGTGGAGGATATTTTTATAAGCTTGCCCTTAGGAGGAGCCAGGGCTGTTTACTATTTGGTCTCCTTTTTAAATAACCGGGCTGTTTTTCTAATTGCTCCTGATAAATTTCCTGTAGACTATGATACGCTTTCAAAAACGCTGGGTTTTGATGTAATTTATAAGGATTTTTACAAGGTTGATATCACCAGCAAAACATTAAATCAAACTATTACTCTTGATGTAAGCGACAGGAAAGAAGTCTATGAGGGCGTGATATACAACAAGGACGGGACATTGATTAGGCCATATAACGGATTTGTTCTTTACTCGCCGTATCTTTATCCAATCAAAATTGATAGAAGTGTGCCATATAAACTGATGGCAATGGATGACATCGCAGGAATGTCACACGCAGACTCACTTGGTGAACTGGTATATTACTGGAGATATTCAGGCAGTCAGCAAACATGGATACTTGATCCGGAACAGGCGCAAGTGTTGATTGAGTAGTAAGAGTTTATATTTCAATATACTTTTATAAAGATATGACCTTATACTGGCGATATCTTATGTTAATCTGAATACACTGTAACAGGAGGTGATTCCATATGCCTTGGCAGCAAAAACTTCAGTTTTTAATAAACCAACCTGTAGGTGTGTCTCTAATGAACGGACAAGGTGTTTCAGGTATACTTTGCTACGTTGCCAACGGAGAAATATACTTACTTGAGTATTTA comes from Clostridia bacterium and encodes:
- a CDS encoding thioredoxin domain-containing protein; translated protein: MSEHKYTNKLINEKSPYLLQHAHNPVNWYPWSQEAFDKAKQEDKPIFLSIGYSTCHWCHVMERESFEDEEVAEVLNNHFISIKVDREERPDVDHIYMTVCQALTGHGGWPLTIFMTPDKKPFYAGTYFPKQDKMRMPGLLTLLDRVIHAWTNDRDALIRSGEQITDSIKDDHTNNEEKIPENIGREAYSDFRSDFDSIYGGFGGAPKFPTPHNLYFLLRYWYMTKEKQALEMVEKTLDSMHRGGIYDHIGFGFSRYSTDRKWLVPHFEKMLYDNALLAIAYLETYQATKDTRYVETAKEIFTYVLRDMTSAEGGFYSAEDADSEGEEGKYYVWTLDEIKKVLGEDSGKYSEYYGITEKGNFEGLNIPNLIDSTIPDEDKWLMEICRQKLFDYRDTRIHPYKDDKILTSWNGMMIAALAMGGRITAEKRYTAAAEKAVEFTYSKLVRKDGRLLARYRDGESAHLGYVDDYAFLIWGLIELYETTYNPDYLKKAVKLNDDLLSLFWDNENGGLFIYGNDSEQLIVRPKEIYDGATPSGNSVATMNFLRLARLTGNHQLEDKAQQQFKTFGANVSRVPRGYSFFLTALLFAQSSAKEVVLVSDKETHDIDKMVEIIREEYRPFMLTMVYSDEYKEIKELAPFIEDYKAIGGGATAYVCENFACQAPTTDIGQFRDMLQ
- a CDS encoding IS3 family transposase, which encodes MCKALNVSRSGYYAYLNRPESRRSQENKKLLETIKQIHEGSHKIYGAPQIKRNLPDDQNVSLGRVARIMRANGIRSKTVKKYKATTNSKHNLPVAENLLNQCFTAEKSNQKWVSDITYIWTEEGWLYLAGVMDLYGRKLIGWSMDSRMKTELVVSDLKQAIGRTRASKGLLVHSDRGVQYASKEYQKLLEKHGIICSMSRKGNCYDNAPMESFWGKLKGTGIIAIR
- a CDS encoding putative toxin-antitoxin system toxin component, PIN family, whose amino-acid sequence is MSHEQLQEVKTVLQRPKFSKYIHPHELDEFISLLSLKTIVPSNYGRINDCRDEKDNMILEATVYGNADFIITGDEDLLILDPYRWIKILSPVAFSKMAEELDTHYSTVRDWVKYYKQDDSNAFPGSGNLKPEDEELRRLRRELADLKEENEILKKLRPTLRKIRNNKVKIYP